A single genomic interval of Gopherus evgoodei ecotype Sinaloan lineage chromosome 11, rGopEvg1_v1.p, whole genome shotgun sequence harbors:
- the LOC115659824 gene encoding cilia- and flagella-associated protein 251-like, giving the protein MFEAFPRSRLEGISGGRLHRWPQSQRGTAASVPRQRTAPPPPWHGKQALATPGDRLARPCSPGGNQSLGLVQSRERQHPGRDGGGPSTIWAGRTQPTGGARQHSSGFASVAGQPSAQPCGQQEASPGQELGDRCPSSSTGAGGESGHSLEAPCNTEAECSSSAETTTDQSEKDLAPEEKAEKDEDSAAEREKEEEELETEEEEKQEEQVLIIEKEEEDMTTEEEEDLDPEEKEKEEISIEEDKVEDENLSAKEKKEEENLAAEEAEEEEEKNVSAEEERRRKRTCQQKRREEHLIMEQKEEEKDLTMEQEEEEEQHLPVEEEEGDLAMGMEHLAMEQEMAIEEQEEEDLVTEEEDVAMQGEEEEAEEEVEDLAIDEEDPGMEEDEDVLMQGEEEGKKMDLSVEVEEQEDLAREEEEEEKEE; this is encoded by the exons AAGGTATCTCAGGAGGAAGGCTCCACAGGTggccccagagccagagggggACAGCTGCCAGCGTCCCCAGACAGAgaactgcccctccacccccatggcATGGGAAGCAGGCCCTGGCCACCCCAGGAGATAGACTTGCTCGGCCTTGCTCACCAGGAGGAAACCAGTCCCTAGGGCTggtgcagagcagagagagacaacATCCAGGCCGAGATGGAGGTGGCCCAAGTACAATCTGGGCAGGCAGGACTCAGCCCACGGGAGGAGCCAGGCAACACAGCTCTGGGTTTGCTTCTGTGGCAGGGCAGCCCTCAGCCCAGCCGTGTGGGCAGCAGGAGGCAtccccagggcaggagctgggggatcGCTGCCCCAGCAGCTCAACTGGTGCCGGAGGGGAGAGCGGCCACTCCCTGGAGGCTCCTTGCAACACGGAGGCCGAGTGCTCCTCCAGTGCAG AGACCACCACCGACCAGTCAGAAAAGGACCTTGCCCCTGAGGAAAAGGCAGAGAAGGATGAAGACTCAGCcgcagaaagagagaaagaggaggaagagctagagactgaggaggaggagaagcaggaagagCAAGTCCTGATCATAGAGAAAGAAGAGGAGGACATGaccacagaggaggaggaagacctggacccagaggagaaggagaaggaggaaataTCTATAGAAGAGGACAAGGTGGAGGATGAGAACttgtctgcaaaagagaagaaggaggaagaaaacttggctgcagaagaggcagaagaggaggaggagaagaatgtgtctgcagaagaggaaaggaggaggaagagaacttGTCAGCAGAagaggagag AGGAACACCTGATCATGGagcaaaaggaagaagagaaggaccTGACCatggagcaggaagaggaggaagagcagcaCCTGCCTgtagaggaagaggagggggaccTGGCCATGGGAATGGAGCACCTTGCCATGGAGCAG GAAATGGCCAtagaggagcaggaggaagaggacctggtcacagaggaggaggatgtggccatgcagggggaagaagaagaggcggaAGAGGAGGTAGAGGACCTGGCTATTGACGAGGAGGACCCAGGAATGGAGGAAGATGAGGATGTGCTGATGCAAGGGGAAGAAGAAGGGAAGAAGATGGATCTGTCCGTGGAGGTGGAGGAGCAAgaggacctggccagagaggaggaggaggaggaaaaggaggagtag